One window from the genome of Macaca fascicularis isolate 582-1 chromosome 7, T2T-MFA8v1.1 encodes:
- the CA12 gene encoding carbonic anhydrase 12 isoform X1, translating into MPRSSLHAAAVLLLVILKEQPSSPAPANGSKWTYLGPDGENSWSKKYPSCGGLLQSPIDLHSDILQYDASLMPLEFQGYNLSANEQFLLTNNGHSVKLNLPSDMHIQGLQSRYSATQLHLHWGNPNDPHGSEHTVSGQHFAAELHIVHYNSDLYPDASTASNKSEGLAVLAVLIEMGPFNPSYDKIFSHLQHVKYKGQEAFIPGFNIEELLPERTAEYYRYRGSLTTPPCNPTVLWTVFRNPVQISQEQLLALETALYCTHMDDPSPREMINNFRQVQKFDERLVYTSFSQVQAYTAAGLSLGIILSLALAGVLGICIVMAVSIWLFRRKSIKKGDNKGVIYKPAIKEETEAHA; encoded by the exons GTCCTGATGGGGAGAACAGCTGGTCCAAGAAGTACCCGTCCTGTGGGGGCCTGCTGCAGTCCCCCATAGACCTGCACAGTGACATCCTCCAGTATGACGCCAGCCTCATGCCCCTCGAGTTCCAAGGCTACAATCTGTCTGCCAACGAGCAGTTTCTCCTGACCAACAATGGCCATTCAG TGAAGCTGAACCTGCCCTCGGACATGCACATCCAGGGCCTCCAGTCTCGCTACAGTGCCACACAGCTGCACCTGCACTGGGGGAACCCGAATGACCCGCACGGCTCTGAGCACACTGTCAGCGGACAGCACTTCGCCGCCGAG CTGCACATTGTCCATTATAACTCAGACCTTTATCCTGACGCCAGCACTGCTAGCAACAAGTCAGAAGGCCTTGCTGTCCTAGCTGTTCTCATTGAG ATGGGCCCCTTCAATCCGTCCTACGACAAGATCTTCAGTCACCTTCAACATGTAAAGTACAAAG GTCAGGAAGCATTCATTCCGGGATTCAACATTGAAGAGCTGCTTCCGGAGAGGACGGCTGAATATTACCGCTACCGGGGGTCCCTGACCACGCCCCCTTGCAACCCTACTGTGCTCTGGACAGTTTTCCGAAACCCCGTGCAGATTTCCCAGGAGCAG CTGCTGGCTTTGGAGACAGCCCTGTACTGCACACACATGGACGACCCTTCCCCCAGAGAAATGATCAACAATTTCCGGCAGGTCCAGAAGTTCGATGAGAGGCTGGTATACACCTCCTTCTCCCAAG TGCAAGCCTATACTGCGGCAGGACTGAGTCTGG GCATCATCCTCTCGCTGGCCCTGGCTGGCGTTCTTGGCATCTGTATTGTGATGGCAGTGTCCATTTGGCTTTTCAGAAGGAAGAG TATCAAGAAAGGTGATAACAAGGGAGTCATTTACAAGCCAGCCATCaaggaggagactgaggcccacgCTTGA